In the genome of Deinococcus reticulitermitis, one region contains:
- a CDS encoding FRG domain-containing protein, with translation MGGSTRDIERHLVRAFRKYAQANVVLQDSVWSWLALGQHHGLPTRLLDWTYSPLVALHFLTADEALYDQDGLIWRLNIDRTNAALPAPASQLLKREGASVFTVDMISLLGLHDARHDLAFDAEMGWLERLEQDTGQPFLLLLEPPSLDQRIVQQSALFSMLSNPEADLEGWLQDHPDAAQRIIVPADLKWEIRDRLDQVNVTERTLFPDLSGLSQWLRRYYRSRAEAQSAPPDSAERLSPEDERKQPG, from the coding sequence CTGGGCGGCAGCACGCGCGACATCGAGCGCCATCTGGTGCGGGCTTTTCGCAAGTACGCGCAGGCGAACGTGGTCTTGCAGGACTCGGTGTGGTCGTGGCTGGCGCTCGGGCAGCACCACGGCCTGCCCACCCGACTGCTCGACTGGACATATTCACCGCTGGTCGCGCTGCATTTCCTGACCGCCGACGAGGCCCTCTACGATCAGGACGGCCTGATCTGGCGGCTGAACATCGACCGGACGAATGCGGCGCTGCCGGCCCCGGCTTCCCAGCTGCTGAAACGTGAGGGCGCCAGCGTGTTCACGGTGGACATGATCTCATTGCTCGGCCTTCACGACGCCCGTCACGACCTGGCCTTTGACGCCGAGATGGGCTGGCTCGAACGCCTGGAGCAGGACACGGGCCAGCCCTTCTTGCTGTTGCTGGAGCCGCCCTCGCTCGATCAGCGCATCGTGCAGCAGTCGGCGCTGTTCTCGATGCTCTCCAACCCCGAAGCCGATCTTGAAGGGTGGCTCCAGGACCACCCGGACGCCGCGCAGCGCATCATCGTGCCCGCCGATCTGAAGTGGGAAATCCGCGACAGGCTCGATCAGGTCAACGTCACCGAGCGCACGCTCTTTCCCGACCTGAGCGGCCTGAGCCAGTGGCTGCGGCGGTACTACCGTTCGCGCGCCGAGGCCCAAAGCGCTCCTCCGGACTCCGCCGAGCGCCTCAGCCCCGAGGACGAGCGCAAGCAGCCCGGCTGA
- a CDS encoding alpha/beta hydrolase family protein, translating to MTRSLLSSFLSWTGLLCALAPAAAQTTTPAATIPAATTPALAALTGVVGDPRPDAPALSPRGSYAVGVRTLSLLNPGQLDVLQTPKDGALPRADRRLTVEVWYPAPGARGSGTVNYADTLGSGPGDPKRPNTPFLIRGRATRAAPPLAEAQRPAGGFPLVIVSHGYPGSRFLMSYLCENLASKGYVVAAIDHTGSTHLDKAAFASTLLNRPLDDNFVLSELAQRSAAGSGSFLSGLVNPERTGLIGYSMGGYGALNAVGAGFADQVLGFVPAGALRSRQLGQFKVDPRIQAVVAFAPWGGDAAVRGIGVNTGAQFGFWDAAGLAAIRVPTLFVVGDKDDVSGFEGGVKALFENTVNAERYLLVYQNARHNSAPNPPPAESLSNFEDYMHYAEPAWDMTRLNDLNMHFVTAFLDLKLKGLTDRAQYLDVKVPVAQNGVFSRNPDGTLKPDDTSWPGFAPRTAMGIELYKLPPR from the coding sequence ATGACCCGTTCCCTGCTTTCCTCATTTCTGAGCTGGACTGGCCTGCTGTGCGCCCTGGCGCCCGCAGCGGCTCAGACCACGACCCCGGCCGCAACGATCCCAGCCGCGACGACCCCGGCCCTGGCTGCGCTGACCGGCGTGGTCGGTGACCCCCGACCCGACGCGCCGGCCCTGAGTCCGCGCGGGTCCTACGCTGTCGGGGTGCGGACCCTCTCGCTGCTCAACCCGGGTCAGCTCGACGTGCTGCAAACGCCCAAGGACGGCGCCTTGCCGCGCGCCGACCGCCGGCTCACGGTGGAGGTCTGGTATCCGGCCCCTGGAGCGCGGGGCTCCGGAACCGTGAACTACGCCGACACGCTGGGCAGCGGCCCGGGTGATCCCAAACGGCCCAACACCCCCTTCCTGATCCGGGGCCGCGCCACCCGCGCTGCGCCTCCGCTCGCCGAGGCGCAGCGCCCGGCAGGAGGGTTTCCGCTGGTGATCGTGTCGCACGGCTACCCCGGCAGCCGCTTTCTGATGAGCTACCTGTGCGAGAACCTGGCGAGCAAAGGCTACGTGGTGGCCGCCATCGACCATACCGGCAGCACCCACCTCGACAAGGCGGCCTTCGCGAGCACACTCCTGAACCGCCCGCTCGACGACAACTTCGTGCTCAGCGAGCTGGCCCAGCGTTCGGCGGCGGGCAGCGGCAGCTTCCTGAGCGGGCTCGTCAACCCCGAGCGCACGGGGCTGATCGGCTACAGCATGGGCGGGTACGGCGCCCTGAACGCGGTGGGTGCGGGCTTCGCCGATCAGGTGCTCGGGTTCGTGCCGGCGGGAGCCCTGCGCAGCCGGCAGCTCGGGCAATTCAAGGTGGATCCCCGCATCCAGGCCGTGGTCGCCTTCGCGCCGTGGGGGGGAGACGCCGCCGTGCGGGGCATCGGGGTCAACACCGGGGCACAGTTCGGGTTCTGGGACGCGGCGGGGCTCGCGGCTATCCGGGTGCCGACCCTGTTCGTGGTGGGCGACAAAGATGACGTGTCCGGCTTCGAAGGCGGCGTCAAGGCACTGTTCGAGAACACCGTGAACGCCGAGCGGTACCTCCTCGTGTATCAGAACGCCCGCCACAACTCGGCGCCTAATCCCCCCCCAGCCGAGAGCCTGAGCAACTTCGAGGACTACATGCACTACGCCGAGCCGGCCTGGGATATGACGCGCCTCAATGACCTGAACATGCATTTCGTCACGGCGTTCCTCGACCTCAAGCTCAAGGGCCTGACCGACCGTGCCCAGTACCTCGACGTGAAGGTCCCGGTCGCCCAGAACGGCGTGTTCAGCCGCAACCCCGACGGGACCCTCAAGCCCGACGACACCTCCTGGCCCGGCTTCGCCCCGCGCACGGCGATGGGAATCGAGCTGTATAAGCTCCCCCCCAGGTGA
- a CDS encoding DeoR/GlpR family DNA-binding transcription regulator, which produces MLEQRRNTILSLIRAYGRLPVSQLAQTLEVSEVTVRSDLAALSERGLIQRTRGGARLPLPGVAETSLEQSQRQYGEEKKRIGCAAAGLVQDGETIFLDVGSTTTALAHCLSPALRDVTVVTPGLNIALALENRPTLRVIVTGGTLRPLQHSLVSPYATHVLEQIQADWLFLGCNGVAAQPGVTNANHEEAEVKRVMVSRARRVVVVADHSKLGLVSPALIAPAQRVDILITSETRAIPADLRDAIPDIRVA; this is translated from the coding sequence ATGCTTGAACAGAGAAGAAATACGATCCTCAGCCTGATTCGGGCCTACGGACGCCTGCCTGTTTCGCAACTCGCTCAGACCCTGGAAGTTTCGGAAGTTACGGTTCGCAGCGACCTCGCGGCCCTCTCGGAGCGCGGACTGATCCAGCGCACACGTGGTGGGGCGCGGCTCCCGCTGCCTGGTGTGGCCGAGACCTCGCTGGAGCAAAGCCAGCGGCAGTACGGGGAGGAGAAGAAACGGATCGGGTGCGCGGCGGCCGGTCTCGTCCAGGACGGGGAAACCATCTTCCTGGACGTGGGCAGCACCACGACGGCCCTGGCGCACTGCCTCTCGCCGGCCCTGCGGGACGTGACGGTGGTGACCCCGGGGCTCAACATCGCCCTCGCGCTGGAAAACCGGCCCACCCTGCGCGTGATCGTCACGGGCGGAACGCTGCGGCCCCTGCAACACTCGCTGGTGAGTCCCTACGCCACGCACGTGCTTGAACAGATCCAGGCCGACTGGCTGTTTCTGGGCTGCAACGGCGTCGCGGCGCAGCCCGGGGTCACCAACGCCAACCACGAGGAGGCCGAGGTCAAGCGGGTGATGGTCAGCCGCGCCCGGCGCGTGGTCGTCGTGGCTGATCACAGCAAGCTCGGCTTGGTGAGCCCCGCCCTGATCGCACCGGCGCAGCGCGTCGACATCCTGATCACCAGCGAAACCCGCGCCATCCCCGCGGACCTGAGAGACGCCATCCCCGACATTCGCGTGGCCTGA
- a CDS encoding ABC transporter substrate-binding protein yields the protein MKKLVLLSALLLPSTAAAQSGTVTVWSWDVAAKALQSTVPSFNKKYPNIKVNVVDLGNQNVYDRGLAGCAAGGVDLPDVYSIENNEAEVFWARFPDCFVDLNTLGADKLVRNFPAFKWTELTAGGKRFAMPWDSGPVVMFYRRDLYQQAGINPATIRTWNDFIAAGRKMNTKFGGKVRMATIANGQDDEWFRMLANQNGCFYFNNAGTQVTVNRPGCVTALDTIKRLYAANVVATGDWGGQITNFKAGRTASAMFGAWYEGTIRTNAPDQSGKWGVYLMPASRAGGPRAANLGGSALAIPKSSKNQAAAYAFLQHALATNGGQVTMLKSQGVPSLLTASRDIYVQKAQPYWGNQKIWQTILGTLGDVPQARGTQFFQDARQVMIVVQADYIKGKYKTAKEALDDAAKKISSATGLPVSP from the coding sequence ATGAAAAAGCTCGTCCTGCTCTCCGCCCTGCTGCTTCCGAGTACCGCCGCTGCCCAGAGCGGCACCGTCACGGTCTGGTCCTGGGACGTGGCGGCCAAAGCGCTGCAAAGCACCGTTCCGAGCTTCAATAAGAAGTACCCCAATATCAAGGTCAACGTCGTCGATCTGGGCAACCAGAACGTCTACGACCGTGGCCTGGCCGGATGTGCGGCGGGCGGCGTCGACCTGCCCGACGTGTACTCCATCGAGAACAACGAGGCCGAGGTGTTCTGGGCCCGTTTCCCGGACTGCTTTGTGGATCTCAACACCCTCGGGGCCGACAAGCTCGTACGCAACTTCCCGGCCTTCAAGTGGACCGAGCTGACGGCGGGCGGCAAGCGCTTCGCGATGCCCTGGGACTCGGGCCCGGTGGTGATGTTCTACCGGCGCGACCTCTACCAGCAGGCCGGCATCAACCCGGCGACCATCCGCACCTGGAACGACTTCATCGCCGCCGGGCGCAAGATGAACACCAAGTTCGGCGGCAAGGTCAGGATGGCGACCATCGCCAACGGCCAGGACGACGAGTGGTTTCGCATGCTCGCCAACCAGAACGGCTGCTTCTACTTCAACAACGCCGGCACACAGGTCACGGTCAACCGGCCCGGCTGCGTCACCGCCCTCGATACCATCAAGCGTCTGTACGCCGCCAACGTCGTGGCGACCGGCGACTGGGGCGGGCAGATCACCAACTTCAAGGCGGGGCGCACCGCGAGCGCGATGTTCGGCGCCTGGTATGAGGGCACCATCCGTACCAACGCGCCGGACCAGAGCGGCAAGTGGGGCGTGTACCTGATGCCGGCGAGCCGCGCCGGGGGACCGCGCGCCGCGAACCTGGGCGGCAGCGCCCTCGCCATTCCGAAGTCGAGCAAGAACCAGGCCGCCGCCTACGCCTTCTTGCAGCACGCGCTCGCCACCAACGGCGGCCAGGTCACGATGCTCAAGAGCCAGGGGGTCCCCAGCCTGCTCACGGCGAGCCGGGACATCTACGTGCAAAAAGCCCAGCCGTACTGGGGCAACCAGAAGATCTGGCAGACCATTCTCGGCACCCTGGGCGACGTGCCTCAGGCGCGCGGGACCCAGTTTTTCCAGGACGCCCGCCAGGTGATGATCGTGGTGCAGGCCGACTACATCAAGGGCAAGTACAAGACGGCGAAAGAGGCGCTCGACGACGCCGCCAAGAAAATCAGCAGCGCCACCGGGCTCCCGGTCAGCCCGTAA
- a CDS encoding carbohydrate ABC transporter permease codes for MTTAFRPRPDPPRPAHPRPARRRVPLAPYLFILPYLLIFLSFWAWPIVSSFLMSFKDTRLGDAAPYGAANWSRLVGDEFFRTALRNTMVILAIQVPLMLSLATALAVALNSRLLRAQGLFRFAFFAPLVVGTVAYSAVFRLLFNSDFGVVNRALTGLGLPAVDWLNQPVSAMAVIILAMTWRWTGYNAIILLAGLQSISEDVYEAAALDGATPWQQFWKITVPLLRPTLLFCLVLSIIGTLQLFTEPALITNSGPGNATMTLGTYLYQQGFRSFNFGYASAIAYTVAALAAVFSALQLRLFGRDA; via the coding sequence GTGACCACCGCGTTCCGTCCCAGACCAGACCCCCCCCGCCCGGCCCACCCCCGTCCAGCCCGCCGCCGCGTTCCCCTGGCGCCCTACCTCTTTATCCTCCCTTATCTCCTGATTTTCCTGTCGTTCTGGGCCTGGCCCATCGTCAGCTCGTTTCTGATGTCGTTCAAAGACACGCGGCTCGGGGACGCCGCGCCCTACGGCGCCGCCAACTGGAGCCGCCTCGTTGGGGACGAGTTTTTCCGCACAGCGCTGCGCAACACCATGGTCATCCTGGCGATTCAGGTGCCGCTGATGCTCAGCCTCGCCACCGCGCTGGCCGTCGCGCTGAACAGCCGGCTGCTGCGGGCCCAGGGGCTGTTTCGCTTCGCGTTTTTCGCGCCGCTGGTGGTGGGCACCGTGGCGTACTCGGCAGTGTTCCGACTGCTGTTCAATTCCGACTTCGGGGTGGTCAACCGGGCGCTGACCGGCCTCGGCCTGCCGGCGGTCGACTGGCTCAATCAGCCGGTGTCCGCCATGGCCGTGATTATCCTCGCGATGACTTGGCGCTGGACCGGCTACAACGCGATCATCCTGCTTGCCGGACTTCAGAGCATCAGCGAGGACGTGTACGAGGCCGCCGCGCTCGACGGCGCCACCCCCTGGCAGCAGTTCTGGAAGATCACGGTGCCGCTGCTGCGCCCCACGCTGCTCTTTTGCCTCGTCCTGAGCATCATCGGCACGCTGCAACTGTTCACCGAGCCCGCGCTGATCACCAACAGCGGCCCCGGCAACGCCACGATGACGCTCGGGACCTACCTCTACCAGCAGGGCTTCCGCTCGTTCAACTTCGGCTACGCGAGCGCGATCGCCTACACGGTCGCCGCGCTGGCCGCCGTGTTCAGCGCCCTACAGCTGCGGCTGTTCGGGAGAGACGCGTGA
- a CDS encoding carbohydrate ABC transporter permease → MTRLSASAPASMQARDRRASFWLHLALVPLALLFLAPLYLMLIFSSHPETAIFSPNPPLWFGGAFRENFEQLQADTNFLRALANSTAIATLYTVLSMVLTSMAGYAFSKFQFPGRGALFGLILATLTIPTFVTIIPQFILIARDLKISNTYWAVILPTLANTIGIFYMRQAFQSVPDDLLNAARIDGAGETRIFWQIALPIVRPALAALAILLFLASWNDYLWPLIVLTQKDSYTMPVALGTLVGLTRVSWGGIMVGTAIATLPFLALFLALQRHFVAGIAGGAVKD, encoded by the coding sequence GTGACCCGGCTCTCTGCCTCCGCGCCCGCCAGCATGCAGGCCCGTGACCGCCGCGCCTCGTTCTGGCTGCATCTGGCGCTTGTGCCGCTCGCGCTACTCTTTCTCGCGCCGCTCTACCTGATGCTGATTTTCAGCTCCCACCCCGAGACGGCGATCTTCAGTCCCAACCCGCCGCTGTGGTTCGGTGGGGCCTTCCGCGAGAACTTCGAGCAGCTTCAGGCCGACACCAACTTCCTGCGGGCGCTGGCCAACAGCACCGCGATCGCCACGCTCTACACCGTGCTGAGCATGGTGCTCACGAGCATGGCCGGCTACGCTTTTTCCAAGTTCCAGTTTCCGGGGCGAGGCGCACTGTTCGGGCTGATCCTGGCGACACTGACCATTCCCACCTTCGTGACCATCATTCCGCAGTTCATCCTGATCGCGCGGGACCTGAAGATCAGCAACACCTACTGGGCGGTCATTCTGCCGACCCTCGCCAACACCATCGGCATCTTTTACATGCGTCAGGCGTTTCAGTCGGTGCCGGACGACCTGCTCAACGCCGCGCGCATCGACGGCGCCGGGGAGACGCGGATCTTCTGGCAGATCGCGCTGCCCATCGTGCGCCCCGCGCTCGCGGCCCTGGCGATCCTGCTCTTCCTGGCGAGCTGGAACGATTACCTCTGGCCCCTGATCGTGCTGACGCAGAAAGACAGCTACACCATGCCGGTGGCCCTCGGCACCCTGGTGGGGCTCACCCGCGTGTCGTGGGGCGGCATCATGGTGGGCACCGCCATCGCCACGCTGCCCTTCCTGGCCCTTTTCCTCGCGCTGCAACGCCATTTTGTGGCCGGCATCGCGGGCGGCGCGGTCAAGGACTGA
- a CDS encoding beta-galactosidase: MSDPSAPHLLLGCCDYPEHVPETLWASYAQRQRAAGLSFSRIAEFAWSRMEPRPGEYDWAWLDRAVEAYHAAGLRVVLCTPTATPPAWLIRAHPEILAYDDQGRMREFGSRRHYDFASPVYRAHSQRITRALAERYGKHPAVAGWQTDNEFGCHGTSRSYGGASAAAFPGWLRARYGTLDALNGAWGNVFWSMEYSDWSQIRPPILTVTEPNPAHVLDYARFSSDLIRDFQAEQVAVLRECSPGRFVTHNFMIFESGFDHYRVAEGLDFVTWDNYPLGMLEFFAPPGTGEALKLRYAGTGHPDLISFNHDLYRGLLASPGLGREGPGTPNGFWVMEQQCGPVNWAPYNPVPELGAVALWTAQAWAHGADVVSYFRWRAATMAQEVMHSGLLRHDGEPDQGLAEVAAFDPAPCRTGEVPARVALLHDYESLWLYDVQRHSASLSYWTQVLTFYSALRSLGIDVDVISADRDLSGYAVIVAPAVTLMTPERAARWAQAVEAGARLMCGPRTAFRAPGGGAWESGQFGPLQALVGVKLRRYDSLRPGLTRQVSGGFEAEAWAESYELHGAEVQHTYESGPLSGQVAVTRRGGVTVIGAYSPALVRHVLHSVLQEAGLDLLDLPEGVRVSRRAGQTLVQNWTQDTVTWAGQAVGPVQFLFQGARADNLG; the protein is encoded by the coding sequence ATGTCTGATCCTTCCGCCCCCCACCTGCTCCTCGGGTGCTGCGACTACCCCGAACACGTCCCCGAAACGTTATGGGCGAGCTACGCCCAGCGGCAGCGCGCGGCGGGGCTGTCTTTTAGCCGCATCGCTGAATTTGCCTGGAGCCGGATGGAGCCGCGCCCCGGAGAGTACGACTGGGCCTGGCTCGACCGGGCGGTGGAGGCCTACCATGCGGCGGGGCTGCGGGTGGTGCTGTGCACGCCGACCGCGACCCCACCGGCCTGGCTGATTCGGGCGCACCCCGAGATCCTCGCCTACGACGACCAGGGCCGGATGCGTGAATTCGGCTCGCGGCGCCACTACGATTTCGCCTCGCCGGTCTACCGTGCCCATTCCCAGCGCATCACGCGCGCGCTGGCCGAGCGCTACGGCAAACATCCCGCCGTCGCCGGCTGGCAGACCGACAACGAGTTCGGCTGTCACGGCACGAGCCGCAGCTACGGGGGAGCGAGCGCCGCCGCTTTCCCAGGTTGGCTGCGGGCCAGATACGGGACGCTGGACGCCCTGAACGGGGCGTGGGGCAACGTCTTCTGGAGCATGGAGTACAGCGACTGGAGCCAGATCCGCCCACCGATCCTGACGGTCACCGAGCCCAATCCAGCGCACGTGCTCGACTACGCCCGCTTCTCCTCGGACCTGATCCGCGATTTCCAGGCCGAGCAGGTGGCCGTCTTGCGCGAGTGTTCGCCGGGGCGGTTCGTCACCCACAACTTCATGATCTTCGAGTCGGGTTTCGACCACTACCGGGTGGCCGAAGGCCTCGACTTCGTGACCTGGGACAACTACCCGCTCGGGATGCTCGAATTCTTCGCGCCGCCCGGCACCGGTGAGGCCCTCAAACTGCGCTACGCCGGCACCGGGCACCCCGACCTGATCTCCTTTAACCATGACCTCTACCGGGGGCTGCTCGCCTCGCCGGGGCTGGGCCGCGAGGGGCCCGGCACCCCCAACGGCTTCTGGGTGATGGAGCAGCAGTGCGGGCCGGTGAACTGGGCCCCGTACAATCCGGTTCCCGAGCTCGGCGCGGTGGCGCTCTGGACGGCGCAGGCCTGGGCGCACGGGGCCGACGTGGTGAGCTATTTCCGCTGGCGCGCGGCGACGATGGCCCAGGAGGTCATGCACTCGGGCCTGCTGCGCCACGACGGCGAACCCGACCAGGGCCTCGCCGAGGTCGCGGCTTTCGACCCGGCGCCGTGCCGGACGGGTGAGGTACCGGCCCGGGTCGCGCTGCTGCACGACTACGAGAGCCTGTGGCTCTACGATGTTCAGCGTCACAGCGCCTCGCTGAGCTACTGGACGCAGGTGCTCACCTTCTACTCGGCGCTGCGCTCGCTCGGGATCGACGTGGACGTGATCAGCGCCGACCGTGACCTCTCGGGCTACGCGGTGATCGTCGCGCCCGCCGTCACCCTGATGACCCCGGAGCGTGCCGCGCGCTGGGCGCAGGCGGTGGAGGCAGGCGCGCGGCTGATGTGCGGCCCCCGGACAGCGTTTCGCGCGCCCGGCGGCGGCGCCTGGGAAAGCGGCCAGTTCGGACCCCTGCAAGCGCTTGTCGGCGTCAAGCTCCGGCGGTACGACTCGCTGCGCCCCGGTCTGACGCGGCAGGTCAGCGGCGGCTTCGAGGCCGAGGCGTGGGCCGAGAGTTACGAACTCCACGGGGCGGAAGTCCAGCACACCTACGAATCCGGCCCGCTGAGCGGCCAGGTCGCCGTAACCCGGCGCGGGGGCGTCACGGTCATCGGCGCCTACAGCCCGGCGCTCGTCCGCCACGTCCTGCACTCGGTTCTTCAAGAGGCGGGTCTGGACCTTCTCGACCTGCCAGAAGGCGTGAGGGTCAGCCGCCGGGCCGGGCAGACCCTGGTGCAGAACTGGACGCAGGACACCGTAACGTGGGCAGGGCAGGCGGTCGGCCCGGTGCAGTTCCTGTTCCAGGGCGCGCGCGCGGACAACCTGGGATAG
- a CDS encoding GGDEF domain-containing protein, whose product MALAAVNAAHFEMEREQYALAARRLDELLRSPHHHGLKIGDPQVGPALEQPFHINYVKSAASALIAGEDFGEDHPRITGQLERSAEALTALREGRATFVSAHLHLDVLDALAAYAEYRRDWAGERECSDERVRAAQQGGLIAAAGRARLDRGLLCARLADWPQAILDATQAAQQLGEVGQEVRAVAAAQLLADALAQLGRYQEAFAAQRELTRRAAEMYRAYFQQSAQLRQIELQAQEAERRAATFAAAALRDPLTGMPNRAAAMKELDELHRRAHQGQRASVAMLDLDRFKSVNDRYGHAAGDVVLQRTAQVIRETLGDTQRLARLGGEEFLLLFPGAATREAQTVCERVVTRLGGLEWPEIAPDLRVTASIGVAQIRAGNNPSDTLREADRAMYAAKRGGREAVVAARI is encoded by the coding sequence GTGGCGCTGGCCGCCGTGAACGCCGCGCACTTCGAGATGGAGCGTGAGCAGTACGCGCTCGCCGCGCGCCGGTTGGACGAACTGCTGCGCTCCCCTCACCACCACGGCCTGAAGATCGGCGATCCCCAGGTGGGGCCGGCTCTCGAACAGCCCTTCCACATCAATTATGTCAAATCCGCCGCCAGCGCCCTGATCGCCGGCGAGGACTTTGGCGAGGATCACCCCCGGATCACCGGTCAGCTGGAGCGCTCGGCGGAGGCGCTGACCGCCCTCCGGGAGGGCCGCGCCACCTTCGTCTCGGCGCACCTGCACCTCGATGTGCTCGACGCGCTGGCGGCCTACGCCGAGTACCGGCGCGACTGGGCCGGCGAGCGCGAATGCAGCGACGAACGGGTGCGGGCCGCGCAGCAGGGGGGCCTGATCGCTGCTGCCGGCCGCGCGCGGCTTGACCGGGGACTGCTCTGCGCGCGCCTGGCCGACTGGCCACAGGCCATCCTGGACGCGACGCAGGCCGCGCAGCAGCTGGGTGAAGTGGGCCAGGAGGTGCGGGCCGTGGCCGCCGCGCAGCTGCTTGCCGACGCCCTGGCCCAGCTGGGCCGCTACCAGGAAGCTTTTGCGGCCCAGCGCGAACTCACGCGCCGCGCCGCCGAGATGTACCGGGCGTACTTTCAGCAAAGCGCCCAGCTGCGTCAAATCGAGCTTCAGGCCCAGGAAGCCGAGCGCCGGGCCGCCACCTTCGCGGCCGCCGCGCTGCGTGACCCCCTGACCGGGATGCCCAACCGCGCCGCCGCGATGAAGGAGCTCGACGAGCTGCATCGCCGGGCGCATCAGGGCCAGCGCGCCTCGGTGGCCATGCTCGACCTTGACCGCTTCAAGAGCGTGAACGACCGGTACGGCCACGCCGCCGGCGACGTCGTCTTGCAGCGCACTGCCCAGGTGATCCGGGAAACGCTCGGCGACACGCAGCGGCTGGCCCGACTGGGCGGAGAGGAGTTTCTGCTGCTGTTTCCAGGGGCCGCCACCCGTGAAGCCCAGACCGTCTGTGAGCGCGTGGTGACGCGGCTGGGCGGGCTGGAGTGGCCGGAGATCGCGCCGGACCTCCGGGTCACCGCCAGCATCGGTGTGGCGCAGATCCGGGCCGGCAACAACCCGAGCGACACCCTCCGGGAAGCGGACCGCGCGATGTACGCCGCCAAACGGGGAGGGCGGGAGGCTGTGGTGGCGGCCCGGATCTGA